A window of Haloarcula marismortui ATCC 43049 genomic DNA:
TTTGGCGTCTGGGCGCATCATATGTTCACGACGAGTGCGGACCCGCGGGTCAAACTGTCGTTCATGGCGGTTTCCATCGCCATCGCCGTTCCGAGCGCGATCAAGGTGTTCAACTGGATCACGACGATGTGGGAGGGGAATATCCGCCTGACTGCGCCATTTATGCTCTGTGCCGGCGGCATCGGGACGTTCATAATCGGTGGCGTCACCGGCGTGTTCCTCGCCGTCATCCCGGTTGATATCCTCTATCACGGGACGTACTACGTCGTCGGCCACTTCCATCTCATCGTCGTCGGCATCATCCCGTTCCTGATGATCGCCGCGAGCTACTACTGGTATCCGCTCATCACTGGCCGGTGGTACGACACGCGGATGGCACGGTTTCAGGCGCTGTTGATCGTCTTTGGCTCGTTCGTGACGTTCATGACGTTGCTGGTCATCGGTGGGCTGGGGCTCCCGCGACGGCAGACGATCTACCCGCCGGAGTATCAGCTTGCCCAACAGATTGCGACTGTGGGCGGCTACATCATCGGCCTGAGCGCCTTGTTATGGCTGTATAACATGCTTGTCTCGTACTGGCGGGGGACGCCCGTGACGACGACAGACCCGTGGGGCCTGAAGGCGACGAGCCAGTTCACCCGCGAGTGGCAGTGGTTCGAACAGCATATGATGGACAAATACGACATGGAGCCGACGGAGCCCGAGACGACACGGCGCTCCTACGCCCCCGAAGCCGAACCGACCGGGCTGGCCGGCGGCGTCGGCACCGTCGCCCAGACGGTCTCTCGGAACGCCTGGATGGCCGCAGTCGGCGGGTTCGTCGGCACGGTCCTGATGAGCGGCGGACTCATCACGGCGATACTCATTGGCGTCCTCGTCCCGGTTTCGTTCGGTGAAATCGCCGAACTGGTCGGGCTGCCCGCGAATCCGGCAATCGGCGCGGTCCTGTTCCTCGTTGGCGGGACCGTCACCTGGCCGCTCCTGTTCCTTGCCTTTTCGGACTATCTCCCCGGTCGCCTCCTGTTCGAGACCGGGCTGGTGTTTGCGACACTGATATCTAGCGGGTTCGCCATCGCGTTTTACACCGGCCAGAGCGGGCTTACGTTCATCGGGTACCTCACGTTCGTGCTTGTCTCTCACTGGGCGTACGGCATTGGGCTAACCGTGACCTTCCAGTACCTCAAATCGGACGAGACGCTCCGCAGCCGCGGCGGAGGAGGAAGCTAACGGATGAGCGATGGTGCTGACTCGTTCGTCTTCCAGTATCTCGCGCCCTTCGTTGGCGTCCTGCTCGTCGCGGTCGGTATCGCCGGAGCCGTGCCCGGCGGCTACGCGCTCATTGAGCCGGACCTGGAGAACTGCGGAAACCCGACTATCGGCGTCGAAGGGCCGGAGCGGACGGCCGAGCGGTTCAGCGGAGCCGAACCGGGACCGCGGCTCCCACAGGTAGCCTTCGAGGACCTCTCTTCGGCCGAGCAGACGGCGTTTCTGACGGCTGTGGACGACCCAGTTGGTGAGCAGCAGGTCGTCGGTAGCGTGCCCAACGCCGACGCCTTCCGGCGCGGGGCCATCGTTACCTACGAGGGTGAACAGTACTACGTGACCCTCGTCGCGGAGAACACCTGCTTCGCGGCCGCACCACTACAGTTCCCGCTTGGAGTGTTCGCCATTGCACTCGGATTCCTCGGCGTTCTGGCCCCGCCACTGTACCGGCGGCTGGTGCGACTGGAACAGCGGGCCGGCCGGTCAGAGTAGCGGTCTCGCACTCAGAGCATGGTCAGAGCGCAGCGCCGACGTACAGCACGACGACGAGGAACACCCACACGAGGTCGACGAAGTGCCAGTACAGCGACGTGGTCCGGATAGCCGTGTCCCGTTCGGGCGCGTAATGGCCACGGAGCGCGCGCCCGAAGGCGATAGCGAGCAGCAGGACGCCGAGCGCGACGTGCAGACCGTGGAGACCGGTCAGGCCGTAGAACGCGCTCCCGAACGCGCCCGAACCGATGCCGAACCCCTCCACGGCAACGAACTCGTAGTACTCGTACACCTGTCCGGCGAGGAAGACGACGCCGAGCGCGAGCGTCACCCCGAGCAGGCCGAGGAACCGGTCCCGGTTCCCGTCTTCGAGCGCCTCGTGCCCGTAATGGAGCGTCACGCTGCTAGCAAGCAGCAGCGCCGTGTTGATGACCACGAGCGAGCCGAGCAGCGGCGGGAGGTGGGCTGGCGGCCACGACCCGGCCCGAATGAAGGCATAGTAGACGAAACCGGCGGAGAAGGTCGCCACGTCGGAGACGAGAAACAGAATCATCGTTGTGGCGTACAGATCGGAATCGCCACCGCTGCGGTTCCGTAGGTAATCGGCGATGAAGGCCTCGTTAGCCCACCCGGCGAGTCCGGTCAGCAAGCCAATCGCACCAGCACCACCGAGGACAATCGGGACCACAGACGGGACCAGATCGAGCCCGACAAAGACCAGCCCGATACTCAGGTACAGCGACGCAGCGCCGACTGCAGCTAGCAGCGGCCACCGACTTCGGTGTTCGTGGCCGTCTTCGGCGACGCGTTCGGTTCCCGCCTCCGTCGATCCAGCCATGTGAATGCGTAGCAGTGGGTCCGGTAAAACGGTACCCCCGCGATCTGTGTGTCGGTTGCGGGACCCACCCGAATCTTTATCAAACCGTCAACCGACAGCGAGAATGTGGTTTACGAGACGGGCAACCAAACGGTAGACGACGCTGTCGCACGCGTGCTGGACGGCGAACGCCTCGACCGACGGGACGGACTGGCTCTCATCGCACAGCCGGTCGACGACCTGGCGGCCGGGGCCGACTACGTGCGCACGCAACTGGGTGACGACACCGTCGACGCGTGTTCGATCGTAAACGCCAAAGCCGGGAACTGCGCGGAGGACTGTGGCTTCTGTGCCCAGTCAGTCCACTTCGACACCGGCATCGACAACTACGGCTTTCTCGGCCCGGAGAAGATACTCGAAGCCGCAAAGCGCGCCGAACGCGACGGCGCACAGCGGTTCGGTATCGTCGTCGCCGAGAAAGGCGTCTCGAAGGAGAATCGACCTGAGGAGTGGGCGGAGGTCCTCGAAGCCATCCGTCTCGTCCGCGACGAGACGGACGTGGAGGTCGACGCCAGTCTCGGCATCCTCACGGAGGAGGAGGCCGCGATTCTGGCCGACGAGGGACTCAACCACTACAATCACAATATCGAGACCTCTCCCCGGTACTTCCCGGAGGTCGTCCAGACCCATACCTTCCAGAAGCGGGTCGAGACGCTCCGGGTCGCCAAGGACGCCGGCATGGACCTCTGTGCCGGCGTCATCCTTGGGATGGGCGAA
This region includes:
- a CDS encoding DUF6789 family protein, translating into MLNRAIVEGTALAVLALAVLFLWVREQRQARPESDGGYTTREEVEFEIGRIQSELSRWLTTTDHRDIGLLYIFFGTAAGLWGGVDAMMLRTELLTPPADIWTPETYNALFTTHGLTMLIFFVLPVFFGIGNYVLPLLIGADDMAFPRVNAIGFWLLLPALILVRMGLMMQVLGQVLNLVLPADAIRFFLTMREVSVGWTLYAPLSVQQPNPQIDLLLLGLHLSGIATTVGAINFITTIVYERGEGVSWANLDIFSWNMLVTSGIALFAFPLLGSALVMLLLDRNLGTAFFATEGGGAILWQHLFWFWGHPEVYILFLPATGLMSLILPKFVGRKLFGYQFIVYSTLGLGVLSFGVWAHHMFTTSADPRVKLSFMAVSIAIAVPSAIKVFNWITTMWEGNIRLTAPFMLCAGGIGTFIIGGVTGVFLAVIPVDILYHGTYYVVGHFHLIVVGIIPFLMIAASYYWYPLITGRWYDTRMARFQALLIVFGSFVTFMTLLVIGGLGLPRRQTIYPPEYQLAQQIATVGGYIIGLSALLWLYNMLVSYWRGTPVTTTDPWGLKATSQFTREWQWFEQHMMDKYDMEPTEPETTRRSYAPEAEPTGLAGGVGTVAQTVSRNAWMAAVGGFVGTVLMSGGLITAILIGVLVPVSFGEIAELVGLPANPAIGAVLFLVGGTVTWPLLFLAFSDYLPGRLLFETGLVFATLISSGFAIAFYTGQSGLTFIGYLTFVLVSHWAYGIGLTVTFQYLKSDETLRSRGGGGS
- a CDS encoding cytochrome c oxidase subunit 3 — protein: MAGSTEAGTERVAEDGHEHRSRWPLLAAVGAASLYLSIGLVFVGLDLVPSVVPIVLGGAGAIGLLTGLAGWANEAFIADYLRNRSGGDSDLYATTMILFLVSDVATFSAGFVYYAFIRAGSWPPAHLPPLLGSLVVINTALLLASSVTLHYGHEALEDGNRDRFLGLLGVTLALGVVFLAGQVYEYYEFVAVEGFGIGSGAFGSAFYGLTGLHGLHVALGVLLLAIAFGRALRGHYAPERDTAIRTTSLYWHFVDLVWVFLVVVLYVGAAL
- the bioB gene encoding biotin synthase BioB, whose protein sequence is MVYETGNQTVDDAVARVLDGERLDRRDGLALIAQPVDDLAAGADYVRTQLGDDTVDACSIVNAKAGNCAEDCGFCAQSVHFDTGIDNYGFLGPEKILEAAKRAERDGAQRFGIVVAEKGVSKENRPEEWAEVLEAIRLVRDETDVEVDASLGILTEEEAAILADEGLNHYNHNIETSPRYFPEVVQTHTFQKRVETLRVAKDAGMDLCAGVILGMGESPTDRVDAAMALQDIGISSLPVNILNPVAGTPMAEQGLPDITTEEVVKTIAVYRLLHPESRVRLTGGREVNLDTDGQVAALEAGADGILTGDYLTTEGQTAADDLEIMEEAGLEPNTEANEFDPEAVKERAADETETETAAGTAQTKSELKSDD